A portion of the Pseudorasbora parva isolate DD20220531a chromosome 1, ASM2467924v1, whole genome shotgun sequence genome contains these proteins:
- the ostc gene encoding oligosaccharyltransferase complex subunit ostc: METLVSLPFAVLECPNIKLKKPSWLHMPSAMTVYAVVIVSYFLITGGIIYDVIVEPPSVGSMTDEHGHQRPVAFLAYRVNGQYIMEGLASSFLFTMGGLGFIILDRSNAPNIPKLNRFLLLFIGFVSVLLSFFMARVFMRMKLPGYLMG; encoded by the exons ATGGAGACTCTCGTCAGCTTACCGTTTGCTGTACTGGAATGCCCGAATATCAAACTTAAAAAACCATCATGGCTACATATGCCTTCTGCAATGACCGTATATGCCGTCGTGATTGTTTCGTATTTTCTCATTACCGGTG GCATCATATACGATGTGATCGTTGAACCTCCGAGTGTCGGGTCAATGACAGATGAACACGGACATCAGCGGCCAGTGGCCTTTTTGGCGTACAG ggttaatggGCAGTACATCATGGAAGGGTTAGCATCCAGTTTTCTCTTCACCATGGGGGGCCTTGGCTTCATAATTCTGGATCGCTCTAATGCACCCAACATTCCCAAGCTCAACCGTTTCCTCCTGCTCTTCATTGGCTTTGTCAGCGTGCTACTGAGCTTTTTCATGGCCAGAGTCTTCATGAGAATGAAACTGCC